One Pseudomonas abieticivorans genomic region harbors:
- a CDS encoding chemotaxis protein CheW produces the protein MGQAFTAFEMLLDIDQRCRQLANELPSQEARLQTWSGIGFGLAGQWYVAPMGEVAEVLHEPHLTRMPGVKAWVLGVANLRGRLLPVMDLCGLFGQEPSSLRKQRRVLVVDHGDLFVGLLVDEVLGLQHFALHSLDLSPPAYLQEGTAPYIQGHFHREQDWRVFSPLALVQAPGFINVAL, from the coding sequence ATGGGCCAGGCATTCACCGCCTTCGAGATGCTGCTGGACATCGACCAGCGCTGCCGGCAGCTGGCCAATGAACTGCCGTCCCAGGAAGCCCGGCTGCAAACCTGGAGCGGCATCGGCTTTGGCCTGGCCGGCCAATGGTACGTAGCGCCCATGGGCGAAGTGGCCGAGGTATTGCACGAGCCGCACCTGACCCGCATGCCGGGCGTCAAGGCGTGGGTGCTGGGCGTGGCCAACCTGCGTGGGCGGCTGTTGCCGGTGATGGACCTGTGCGGGTTGTTTGGCCAGGAACCCAGCTCGCTGCGCAAGCAGCGCCGGGTGCTGGTGGTCGACCATGGCGACCTGTTCGTCGGCCTGCTGGTGGATGAAGTGCTCGGTTTGCAGCACTTTGCGCTGCACAGCCTCGACCTGTCGCCGCCGGCCTACTTGCAAGAAGGCACGGCGCCGTATATCCAGGGGCATTTTCATCGCGAACAGGATTGGCGCGTGTTCAGTCCATTGGCCTTGGTGCAGGCACCGGGGTTTATCAATGTGGCGCTGTAG
- a CDS encoding methyl-accepting chemotaxis protein: MTNAVIVKSIQGSRSSAQIAGLFVALIVLIMLLFANFAYLNTQSNYDKQYIGHAGELRVLSQRIAKNATEAAAGKPEAFKLLADARNDFDRRWGYLKSGDASTGLPPAPAAVHQEMRLVQGDWENLRKNTDAILASEQTVLSLHQVAATLAETVPQLQVEYEKVVEILLQRGAPASQVVVAQRQSLLAERILGSVNTVLSGDESAAQAAEAFGRDANLFGQVLNGMLVGNPKIQITQVQDQDAQARLKEIAELFEFVSGSVDEILETSPELFHVRESAGNIFNLSQTLLDEASHLASGFEHLAGGRSLDTIGGYVLGLLALASIILIALVMVRETNRQLRETALKNERNQAAIMRLLDEIEDLADGDLTVTASVTEDFTGTIADSINYSIDQLRDLVATINLTAEEVNSAVQETQATAKQLARASELQAQQIKEASMAISDMAQSIDQVSTNAWESAKVAERSVTIANKGNEVVHNTIRGMDNIREQIQDTSKRIKRLGESSQEIGDIISLIDDIADQTNILALNAAIQASLAGEAGRGFAVVADEVQRLAERSSSATRQIEMLVRAIQNDTNEAVISMEQTTFEVVRGARLAHDAGVALEEIEGVSENLAALIQTISNAAQQQTSSAGQISHTMSVIQQITEQTSSGSMATAESIGNLAQQASEMRRSVSGFTLPAPPQAG; the protein is encoded by the coding sequence ATGACAAACGCGGTGATCGTAAAGTCCATTCAAGGCTCTCGCAGCAGCGCGCAGATCGCGGGGCTATTCGTCGCCCTGATCGTGCTGATCATGTTGTTGTTCGCCAACTTCGCCTACCTGAACACTCAATCCAACTACGACAAGCAGTACATCGGCCACGCTGGCGAGTTGCGCGTGCTGTCGCAGCGCATCGCCAAGAACGCCACCGAGGCGGCTGCCGGCAAGCCCGAGGCGTTCAAGCTGCTGGCCGATGCACGCAATGATTTCGACCGCCGCTGGGGCTACCTCAAGTCTGGCGACGCGAGCACCGGTTTGCCGCCTGCGCCTGCTGCCGTGCACCAGGAAATGCGCTTGGTGCAGGGCGATTGGGAAAACCTGCGCAAGAACACCGACGCCATCCTGGCCAGTGAACAGACCGTGTTGTCCCTGCATCAGGTGGCGGCCACCCTGGCCGAAACCGTGCCGCAATTGCAGGTCGAGTACGAGAAGGTCGTCGAGATACTGTTGCAGCGTGGCGCGCCAGCCAGCCAAGTGGTGGTTGCGCAGCGCCAGTCGCTGTTGGCCGAGCGTATCTTGGGTTCGGTCAATACCGTGCTTTCCGGCGATGAGTCGGCGGCCCAGGCGGCCGAGGCTTTCGGCCGTGACGCCAATCTGTTCGGGCAGGTGCTAAACGGCATGCTGGTGGGCAACCCGAAAATCCAGATCACCCAGGTGCAAGACCAGGACGCCCAGGCGCGCCTCAAGGAAATCGCCGAACTGTTCGAGTTCGTCTCCGGCTCCGTGGACGAGATCCTCGAAACCTCGCCCGAGCTGTTCCATGTGCGCGAGTCGGCGGGCAACATCTTCAACCTCTCGCAAACCTTGCTCGACGAAGCCTCGCACCTGGCCAGTGGCTTTGAACACTTGGCCGGTGGCCGCTCGCTGGACACCATCGGTGGTTATGTCCTGGGCTTGCTGGCCTTGGCCTCGATCATCCTGATCGCCCTGGTGATGGTGCGTGAAACCAACCGCCAACTACGCGAGACGGCGCTGAAGAATGAGCGCAACCAGGCGGCGATCATGCGCCTGCTGGATGAAATCGAGGATCTGGCCGACGGCGACCTGACGGTCACCGCCTCGGTGACCGAAGACTTCACCGGCACCATCGCCGATTCGATCAATTACTCCATCGACCAATTGCGCGACCTGGTGGCCACCATCAACCTGACTGCCGAGGAAGTGAACTCGGCGGTGCAGGAAACCCAGGCCACGGCCAAGCAACTGGCCCGCGCATCGGAGCTGCAGGCCCAGCAGATCAAGGAGGCGTCCATGGCCATCAGCGACATGGCGCAGTCCATCGACCAGGTGTCGACCAATGCCTGGGAGTCGGCGAAAGTGGCCGAGCGCTCGGTGACCATTGCCAATAAAGGTAACGAGGTGGTGCACAACACCATTCGCGGCATGGATAACATCCGCGAGCAAATCCAGGACACCTCCAAGCGGATCAAGCGGCTGGGCGAGTCTTCCCAAGAGATTGGCGATATCATCAGCCTGATCGACGACATTGCCGACCAAACCAATATTCTGGCCCTGAACGCGGCCATCCAGGCCTCGCTGGCTGGCGAGGCGGGCCGCGGCTTTGCCGTGGTGGCCGACGAAGTGCAGCGCCTGGCGGAACGTTCGTCCTCGGCCACTCGGCAGATCGAAATGCTGGTGCGGGCGATCCAGAACGATACCAACGAGGCGGTCATCTCTATGGAACAGACCACCTTTGAAGTGGTACGCGGTGCACGCCTGGCCCATGACGCCGGGGTCGCACTGGAAGAGATCGAAGGGGTGTCGGAGAACCTGGCCGCGCTGATCCAGACCATCTCCAACGCCGCGCAACAGCAAACCAGCTCGGCCGGGCAGATTTCCCACACCATGTCGGTGATCCAGCAGATCACCGAGCAAACCTCCTCGGGCTCCATGGCCACTGCCGAAAGCATCGGCAACCTGGCGCAACAGGCCAGCGAAATGCGCCGCTCGGTGTCGGGCTTTACCTTGCCTGCGCCACCCCAGGCGGGTTGA
- the gshB gene encoding glutathione synthase, with protein MSVRLGIVMDPIASISYKKDSSLAMLLAAQERGWTLFHMEIQDLYQGEGQARARMRPLKVFANPEKWFEFESEFDAPLADLDVILMRKDPPFDMEFVYSTYLLEQAERDGVLVVNRPQSLRDCNEKLFATLFPQCTPPTVVSRRADILREFAAKHGDVILKPLDGMGGASIFRHRPGDPNLSVILETLTAHGTQQIMGQAYLPAIKDGDKRILMIDGEPVPYCLARIPAAGETRGNLAAGGTGEARPLTEKDRWIAEQVGPTLREKGLLFVGLDVIGESLTEINVTSPTCIREIDNAFGTRIGVQLMDAIDRKLKAR; from the coding sequence ATGAGCGTTCGCCTCGGAATTGTCATGGACCCTATTGCGAGCATCTCCTATAAAAAGGACAGCTCGCTGGCCATGTTGCTGGCTGCCCAGGAGCGCGGCTGGACCCTGTTCCACATGGAAATTCAGGACCTGTACCAGGGTGAGGGCCAGGCCCGCGCGCGCATGCGCCCACTGAAGGTGTTCGCCAACCCGGAGAAATGGTTCGAGTTCGAGTCCGAATTCGACGCCCCGCTGGCCGACCTGGACGTGATCCTGATGCGCAAGGATCCGCCGTTCGACATGGAATTCGTGTACTCGACCTACCTGCTCGAACAGGCCGAACGCGACGGCGTGCTGGTGGTCAACCGCCCGCAAAGCCTGCGCGACTGCAACGAAAAACTGTTTGCCACGCTGTTCCCGCAGTGCACGCCGCCGACCGTGGTCAGCCGCCGCGCCGATATCCTGCGTGAATTTGCCGCCAAGCACGGCGATGTCATCCTCAAGCCGCTGGACGGCATGGGCGGTGCGTCGATCTTCCGTCACCGCCCGGGCGACCCCAACCTGTCGGTGATCCTGGAAACCCTGACCGCCCACGGCACCCAGCAGATCATGGGCCAGGCCTACCTGCCGGCCATCAAGGACGGTGACAAGCGCATCCTGATGATCGACGGCGAACCGGTGCCTTACTGCCTGGCGCGTATTCCGGCAGCCGGTGAGACCCGCGGCAACCTGGCCGCAGGCGGCACCGGTGAAGCCCGCCCGCTGACTGAAAAGGACCGCTGGATCGCCGAACAGGTGGGCCCAACCCTGCGCGAGAAGGGCCTGCTGTTCGTCGGCCTCGACGTGATCGGTGAAAGCCTCACTGAAATCAACGTGACCAGCCCCACCTGCATCCGTGAAATCGACAATGCCTTCGGCACCCGGATCGGCGTGCAACTGATGGATGCCATTGATCGCAAGCTCAAGGCACGCTGA
- the pilG gene encoding twitching motility response regulator PilG, whose product MEQRPAALKVMVIDDSKTIRRTAQMLLENVGCEVITAIDGFDALAKIVDNHPRIIFVDIMMPRLDGYQTCALIKNNQAFKATPVIMLSSKDGLFDKAKGRIVGSDQFLTKPFSKEELLNAIKAYVPGFAAVEQIAP is encoded by the coding sequence ATGGAACAGCGTCCCGCCGCCCTTAAAGTCATGGTCATCGACGACTCCAAGACGATTCGCCGTACCGCGCAGATGCTGCTGGAGAACGTCGGCTGCGAAGTCATCACCGCGATCGACGGTTTCGATGCACTGGCCAAGATCGTCGACAACCATCCGCGTATCATCTTCGTCGACATCATGATGCCGCGCCTGGATGGCTATCAGACCTGCGCGTTGATCAAGAACAACCAAGCTTTCAAGGCCACGCCGGTGATTATGCTGTCGTCCAAGGACGGCCTGTTCGACAAGGCCAAGGGGCGTATCGTCGGCTCTGATCAGTTTTTGACCAAGCCTTTCAGCAAGGAAGAGCTGCTCAATGCGATCAAGGCCTACGTGCCTGGCTTCGCAGCGGTGGAACAAATAGCACCCTGA
- the pilH gene encoding twitching motility response regulator PilH — protein sequence MARILIVDDSPTEMYKLTGMLEKHGHEVLKAENGADGVALARQEKPDAVLMDIVMPGLNGFQATRQLNKDPDTNHIKVIIITTKDQETDKVWGTRQGAKDYLTKPVDEETLIKTLNAVLAG from the coding sequence ATGGCCCGAATTCTGATCGTCGACGACTCGCCGACCGAAATGTACAAACTGACCGGGATGCTCGAAAAGCACGGTCACGAGGTGCTCAAGGCCGAAAACGGCGCCGACGGCGTGGCCCTGGCCCGCCAGGAAAAGCCCGACGCGGTGCTGATGGATATCGTAATGCCTGGCCTCAACGGCTTCCAGGCCACGCGCCAGTTGAACAAGGACCCTGACACCAACCATATCAAGGTGATCATCATCACCACCAAGGATCAGGAAACCGACAAGGTTTGGGGTACGCGTCAAGGCGCCAAGGACTATCTGACCAAGCCTGTGGACGAAGAAACCCTGATCAAGACCCTGAACGCCGTGCTGGCCGGCTGA
- a CDS encoding energy transducer TonB yields MTAPADLPAEFSLSRVRPADRLGFTLFVAALLHLALLIGVGFSTHKPEEIRRTLEITLSTFKSDTAPKQADYLAQDNQLGSGTLDKKAVPKTTEVAPFQDNKINKVTPPPAVKPQVQPEPVPVKKAVATTAPKAQKTEARREPVKQQDKPKTATPDFDSSQLSSEISSLEAELAKEQQLYAKRPRIHRLSAASTMRDKGAWYKDDWRKKVERIGNLNYPEEARSQQIHGSLRLMVSINSDGSLYEVLVLQSSGQPVLDQAAQRIVRLAAPFAPFTGDLSDVDRLEIIRTWRFDKGDRLSSN; encoded by the coding sequence ATGACTGCCCCTGCCGACCTCCCCGCAGAGTTTTCCCTCTCCCGCGTTCGCCCCGCCGACCGCCTGGGGTTTACCCTGTTCGTGGCTGCCTTGCTGCACCTGGCGCTGCTGATCGGCGTGGGCTTCAGCACGCACAAGCCCGAGGAAATCCGCCGCACCCTGGAAATCACCCTGTCGACCTTCAAAAGCGACACGGCGCCTAAGCAGGCCGATTACCTGGCCCAAGACAACCAATTGGGCAGCGGCACCCTGGACAAGAAGGCCGTGCCCAAAACCACTGAAGTGGCGCCCTTCCAGGACAACAAGATCAACAAGGTCACCCCGCCGCCTGCGGTAAAACCCCAGGTGCAGCCCGAGCCGGTGCCGGTCAAGAAAGCCGTGGCCACCACCGCGCCCAAGGCACAGAAAACCGAGGCGCGCCGTGAACCGGTCAAGCAACAGGACAAGCCCAAGACCGCCACGCCGGATTTCGACAGCTCGCAGTTGTCCAGCGAGATCTCAAGCCTGGAAGCCGAGCTTGCCAAAGAACAGCAGCTGTATGCCAAGCGCCCGCGTATCCATCGCCTGAGCGCGGCCTCGACCATGCGCGACAAGGGCGCCTGGTACAAGGACGACTGGCGCAAGAAAGTCGAGCGCATCGGCAACCTCAATTACCCCGAAGAGGCCCGCAGCCAACAGATACACGGCAGCCTGCGCCTGATGGTGTCGATCAACAGCGATGGTTCGTTGTATGAGGTGCTGGTATTGCAGTCCTCCGGGCAACCGGTACTGGACCAGGCCGCCCAGCGCATCGTCCGCCTGGCAGCGCCGTTCGCCCCCTTTACCGGGGACCTTTCCGACGTCGACCGCCTGGAAATCATTCGTACCTGGCGCTTCGACAAGGGTGATCGTCTTTCCAGTAATTGA